A single window of Callithrix jacchus isolate 240 chromosome 6, calJac240_pri, whole genome shotgun sequence DNA harbors:
- the PPIL3 gene encoding peptidyl-prolyl cis-trans isomerase-like 3 isoform X3 — protein sequence MSVTLHTDVGDIKIEVFCERTPKTCENFLALCASNYYNGCIFHRNIKGFMVQTGDPTGTGRGGNSIWGKKFEDEYSEYLKHSVRGVVSMANNGPNTNGSQFFITYGKQPHLDMKYTVFGKVIDGLETLDELEKLPVNEKTYRPLNDVHIKDITIHANPFAQ from the exons ATG tCTGTGACATTGCATACAGATGTAGGTGATATTAAAATTGAAGTCTTTTGTGAGAGGACACCCAAAACATGTGAG AATTTCTTGGCTCTTTGTGCCAGTAACTACTACAATGGCTGTATATTTCATAGAAATATCAAGGGTTTCATGGTTCAAACAGGAGATCCAACAG GTACTGGAAGAGGAGGTAACAGTATCTGGGGCAAGAAGTTTGAGGATGAATACAGTGAATATCTTAAG CACAGTGTTAGAGGTGTTGTATCTATGGCTAATAATGGCCCAAACACTAATGGATCTCAATTCTTCATCACCTATGGCAAACAGCCACATTTGGACATGAAATACACGGTATTTGGGAA GGTAATAGATGGTCTGGAAACTCTAGATGAGTTGGAGAAGTTGCCGGTAAATGAGAAGACATATCGACCTCTTAATGATGTACACATTAAGGACATAACTATTCATGCCAACCCATTTGCTCAGTAG
- the PPIL3 gene encoding peptidyl-prolyl cis-trans isomerase-like 3 isoform X2 gives MRSHYVAKLISNSWSPAILLPQLPKVLGLQNFLALCASNYYNGCIFHRNIKGFMVQTGDPTGTGRGGNSIWGKKFEDEYSEYLKHSVRGVVSMANNGPNTNGSQFFITYGKQPHLDMKYTVFGKVIDGLETLDELEKLPVNEKTYRPLNDVHIKDITIHANPFAQ, from the exons atgaggtctcactatgttgccaagctgatctcgaactcctggtctccagccatcctcctgcctcagcttcccaaagtgttgggattacag AATTTCTTGGCTCTTTGTGCCAGTAACTACTACAATGGCTGTATATTTCATAGAAATATCAAGGGTTTCATGGTTCAAACAGGAGATCCAACAG GTACTGGAAGAGGAGGTAACAGTATCTGGGGCAAGAAGTTTGAGGATGAATACAGTGAATATCTTAAG CACAGTGTTAGAGGTGTTGTATCTATGGCTAATAATGGCCCAAACACTAATGGATCTCAATTCTTCATCACCTATGGCAAACAGCCACATTTGGACATGAAATACACGGTATTTGGGAA GGTAATAGATGGTCTGGAAACTCTAGATGAGTTGGAGAAGTTGCCGGTAAATGAGAAGACATATCGACCTCTTAATGATGTACACATTAAGGACATAACTATTCATGCCAACCCATTTGCTCAGTAG
- the PPIL3 gene encoding peptidyl-prolyl cis-trans isomerase-like 3 isoform X1: MLPKAGLKLLHSSDPPCLGLPECWDYRHEPLRPALEDILMILTVLRSPASSTSGKLESETLAGRHAGFELFTVTDEETERLHGHCQQRQQEAAQYGGRDSEVRVTVVQQQANELSSAVSSGAANSATATISRDSHVKLETALVLSINITITACPNLNLPRRSQLHSRVFKSRTTHQSRELLTSLPVLRRRSWRCAAVLNEVVKPKDLLLTPL, translated from the exons atgttgcccaaggctggtctcaaactcctgcactcaagcgatccaccttgcctcggcctcccagagtgctgggattacaggcatgagccactgcgtccggccttgGAAGATATTCTAATGATCCTCACAGTACTCCGTTCTCCAGCCTCTTCTACATCTGGCAAGCTCGAAAGTGAAACCCTTGCGGGCCGCCATGCAGGTTTTGAGTTATTTactgttacagatgaggaaactgagaggcTCCATGGCCACTGTCAACAACGACAACAGGAGGCAGCACAGTATGGTGGGAGGGACTCTGAAGTCAGAGTCACAGTTGTGCAACAACAGGCAAATGAGTTATCATCTGCAGTTTCCTCTGGGGCAGCAAATAGTGCCACGGCCACAATATCGCGAGATTCACACGTAAAGCTGGAAACAGCTCTCGTACTAAG CATCAACATAACAATCACAGCCTGCCCTAACCTGAACCTTCCGCGAAGGTCACAACTACACTCGCGGGTTTTTAAATCGCGCACAACTCACCAGTCCCGGGAACTTCTTACGTCACTTCCGGTCCTGCGTCGGCGCTCGTGGCGCTGTG CGGCTGTGCTAAACGAAGTGGTGAAGCCCAA AGACTTACTTTTGACCCCGCTGTAA
- the NIF3L1 gene encoding NIF3-like protein 1 isoform X2 — MLSSCVRPVPTTVRFIDSLICNSSRSFMDLKALLSSLNDFASLSFAESWDNVGLLVEPSPPHTVNTLFLTNDLTEEVMEEVLQRKADLILSYHPPIFRPMKRITWNTWKERLVIRALENRVAIYSPHTAYDAAPQGVNNWLAKGLGGCTSRPIHPSKAPNYPTEGNHRVEFSINHSQDLDKVMSAVKGIEDISVTSFSARIDDEEQTRISLNCTQKALMQVVDFLSQNKQLYRKTEILSLEKPLLQHTGMGRLCTLDESVSLATMIDRIKRHLKLSYIRLALGVGRTLGEMSHHDILDAASQGINVILCEHSNTERGFLSDLRDMLGSHLENKINIILSETDRDPLQVV, encoded by the exons atgttgtcATCTTGTGTACGCCCGGTCCCCACGACAGTCCGGTTTATAGATTCCCTGATCTGCAATTCTTCCCGTTCCTTCATGGATTTGAAGgctctcctttcttccttgaaTGACTTTGCATCCCTCTCCTTTGCTGAGAGTTGGGACAATGTTGGATTACTGGTGGAACCAAGCCCACCACATACTGTAAATACCCTCTTCCTGACGAATGACCTGACTGAGGAAGTGATGGAGGAGGTGCTGCAGAGGAAGGCAGACCTCATTCTCTCCTACCATCCACCTATCTTCCGACCCATGAAACGCATAACGTGGAACACCTGGAAGGAGCGCCTGGTGATCCGGGCTCTGGAGAACAGAGTGGCTATCTACTCTCCTCACACAGCCTATGATGCTGCACCCCAGGGAGTCAACAACTGGTTGGCTAAAGGGCTTG GAGGTTGTACTTCCAGACCCATACATCCTTCCAAAGCTCCCAACTACCCTACAGAGGGAAACCACCGAGTAGAATTCAGCATTAATCACAGCCAAGACCTGGACAAAGTCATGTCCGCAGTGAAAGGAATTGAAGATATTTCTGTCACTTCTTTTTCTGCTAG AATTGATGATGAGGAACAAACACGGATTAGTTTGAATTGTACTCAGAAGGCTTTGATGCAGGTCGTAGATTTTCTTTCCCAGAACAAACAACTTTATCGGAAGACAGAAATTCTGTCACTAGAGAag CCTTTGCTTCAACATACTGGAATGGGACGGTTATGCACACTGGACGAATCTGTCTCCCTGGCAACCATGATTGATCGAATCAAAAGACACCTAAAACTATCTTACATTCGCTTAGCCCTTGGGGTAGGGAGAACCTTAG GTGAGATGTCCCATCATGATATTTTGGATGCTGCTTCCCAAGGAATAAATGTCATCCTCTGTGAACATAGCAACACTGAACGAGGCTTTCTTTCTGACCTTCGAGATATGCTGGGCTCTCACTTGGAGAATAAGATAAATATTATCCTATCAGAGACTGACAGGGACCCTCTTCAGGTGGTATAA
- the NIF3L1 gene encoding NIF3-like protein 1 isoform X1, which translates to MLSSCVRPVPTTVRFIDSLICNSSRSFMDLKALLSSLNDFASLSFAESWDNVGLLVEPSPPHTVNTLFLTNDLTEEVMEEVLQRKADLILSYHPPIFRPMKRITWNTWKERLVIRALENRVAIYSPHTAYDAAPQGVNNWLAKGLGGCTSRPIHPSKAPNYPTEGNHRVEFSINHSQDLDKVMSAVKGIEDISVTSFSARIDDEEQTRISLNCTQKALMQVVDFLSQNKQLYRKTEILSLEKPLLQHTGMGRLCTLDESVSLATMIDRIKRHLKLSYIRLALGVGRTLESQVKVVALCAGSGSSILQGVEADLYFTGEMSHHDILDAASQGINVILCEHSNTERGFLSDLRDMLGSHLENKINIILSETDRDPLQVV; encoded by the exons atgttgtcATCTTGTGTACGCCCGGTCCCCACGACAGTCCGGTTTATAGATTCCCTGATCTGCAATTCTTCCCGTTCCTTCATGGATTTGAAGgctctcctttcttccttgaaTGACTTTGCATCCCTCTCCTTTGCTGAGAGTTGGGACAATGTTGGATTACTGGTGGAACCAAGCCCACCACATACTGTAAATACCCTCTTCCTGACGAATGACCTGACTGAGGAAGTGATGGAGGAGGTGCTGCAGAGGAAGGCAGACCTCATTCTCTCCTACCATCCACCTATCTTCCGACCCATGAAACGCATAACGTGGAACACCTGGAAGGAGCGCCTGGTGATCCGGGCTCTGGAGAACAGAGTGGCTATCTACTCTCCTCACACAGCCTATGATGCTGCACCCCAGGGAGTCAACAACTGGTTGGCTAAAGGGCTTG GAGGTTGTACTTCCAGACCCATACATCCTTCCAAAGCTCCCAACTACCCTACAGAGGGAAACCACCGAGTAGAATTCAGCATTAATCACAGCCAAGACCTGGACAAAGTCATGTCCGCAGTGAAAGGAATTGAAGATATTTCTGTCACTTCTTTTTCTGCTAG AATTGATGATGAGGAACAAACACGGATTAGTTTGAATTGTACTCAGAAGGCTTTGATGCAGGTCGTAGATTTTCTTTCCCAGAACAAACAACTTTATCGGAAGACAGAAATTCTGTCACTAGAGAag CCTTTGCTTCAACATACTGGAATGGGACGGTTATGCACACTGGACGAATCTGTCTCCCTGGCAACCATGATTGATCGAATCAAAAGACACCTAAAACTATCTTACATTCGCTTAGCCCTTGGGGTAGGGAGAACCTTAG AGTCCCAGGTCAAAGTTGTGGCCCTGTGTGCTGGTTCTGGGAGCAGCATTCTTCAGGGTGTAGAGGCTGACCTTTACTTCACAG GTGAGATGTCCCATCATGATATTTTGGATGCTGCTTCCCAAGGAATAAATGTCATCCTCTGTGAACATAGCAACACTGAACGAGGCTTTCTTTCTGACCTTCGAGATATGCTGGGCTCTCACTTGGAGAATAAGATAAATATTATCCTATCAGAGACTGACAGGGACCCTCTTCAGGTGGTATAA